The genomic region TGCGGGCTCACCCCGCCGCCACCGAGAAATCCGCCATACACCGGGTTGCCAGCTACCGGTCCGTGACGCATCACACTGCGATTTGTCCGGGTGTGACGTTGTCTGCTTTGGTTACGCCAGAGTAACGCTGCAGCCATGTTGACGCGATAAGCACGTCAGTGAGTCACCACGTGCCATGAGCTGTGCCGCGGAATCGCCGCTACGTCGGCGCCGGACATACGGAATGGATATTAAGTGCAGCAAATGCGAACTAGATCACGCGCAGGTGCAGTGAGCGGCGGAATACGTCGCATGATCGTGGCGACGGCCGGGGTGCTGGTGTTGCCCGCCGCGGCGGTTTTCGCCGGTGGTGTGGCCACTGTTGCCACCGCGCCGACAGCGCACGCCTTCTCGCGCGCCGGGCTGCCGGTGGAGTACCTCGACGTGTACTCGACGGCGATGGGCCGCAATATCCGTGTCCAGTTCCAGCCCGCGTACGCCCCTGTCGAACCCGTCGCCCCCGAGGCGGCAGATCCGAGCGCGGGACCCGACGGCGCACCTGCCGTGACACCCGCCCCCGTCCCGCACGGCAGCGGCATCCAGCCACCCGTCGCGGCGGCCCCGAGCCCGGCCGTCTACCTCCTCGACGGTCTGCGGGCGCAGGACGATTTCAACGGATGGGACATCAACACCCCGGCGTTCGAGTGGTTCAACGACTCGGGCGTCGCGACGGTCATGCCCGTCGGCGGGCAGTCGAGCTTCTACACCGACTGGTACTCACCGTCGAGTTTCAACAACCAGACCTACACCTACAAGTGGGAGACCTTCCTCACCCAGGAACTGCCGATGTGGTTGGCCTCCAACAAGCAGGTGTCCATGACGGGTAACGCCATCGTCGGACTGTCGATGGCCGGTGGAGCCGCGCTGACATTGGCGGCGTACCACCCGGCGCAGTTCAAGTTCGCCTCGTCGCTGTCCGGATTCCTCAACCCCTCGACACTGTTCATGAAGCAGGCGATTCGCGTCGCGATGCTCGATGCCGGCGGCTTCAACGTCGACAACATGTGGGGCCCGCCATGGGATTCGGCGTGGAAGCGCAACGACCCTGTGTTGCAGGTGGACCGGCTCGTCGCCAACCGCACCCGGTTGTGGATCTACTGCGCGCCGGGTGGCGGCCCGCTCGACGAGAACGTCGATCCCGGCCAGTCGTTCAACGCCAACAGCTTGGAATCGCTTGCGATCAACAGCAACAAGCGATTTCAGGAGAAGTACGACAAGGCGGGTGGCACCAACGCCACCTTCGTGTTCCCGTCAGAGGGGAACCACTCCTGGTCGTACTGGGGTGCGCAACTGCAGGCGATGAAGCCCGATCTGATCGCCACGCTAAACGGCTGAGCGGGTGACCAGCGTCGATTCTTTTCGCTGGGAAGGACCACCCGCTGGTGTGGTTGACTACACATGCGCGCAGCGAGTCTGACGTGCGGCACACGACAGATCGGATGAACACACGCATGAGTTTTGTTTCGAAGTTGGTGCGCCGCTTGGCGGTTGCGGGCGCGGCAGCTGCGCTGCTGCCCGGACTCGTTGGCGCGCTCGGCAGCTCGGCGACTGCGGGAGCGTTCTCGCGACCGGGTCTGCCCGTCGAGTACCTGATGGTGCCGTCTGCGGCTATGGACAAGGACATCAAGATCCAGTTCCAGAGTGGCGGACCGGATTCGCCTGCCGTTTACCTCCTCGACGGTCTGCGTGCACAGGACGACTTCAACGGCTGGGACATCAACACCCCGGCGTTCGAGTGGTACTACAACTCGGGTCTGTCGGTCGTCATGCCCGTCGGCGGTCAGTCCAGCTTCTACAGCGACTGGTACCAGCCGGCATGCAATAAGGCCGGTGTCTGCCAGACCTACAAGTGGGAGACGTTCCTGACTCAGGAGCTGCCCGCTTACCTCGCCGCCAATCACCAGGTGCGTCGAAACGGCAGCGCGGCGGTCGGTCTGTCGATGGCCGGTTCGGCGGCGCTGACGCTGGCGATCCACCATCCGGCGCAATTCCCGTACGCGGCATCGCTGTCGGGCTTCCTGAACCTCTCCGAGGGCTGGTGGCCAATGTTGGTCGGCATCTCCATGGGTGATGCGGGTGGCTACAAGGCCGACGCCATGTGGGGACCGTCGAGCGATCCGGCGTGGAAGCGCAACGACCCGATGGTCAACATCTCGACGCTCGTCGCGAACAACACCCGCATCTGGATCTACTGCGGTGACGGCACCCCGACCGACCTCGACGCCGGCACCAGCACGGGCAACCTGTTCAACGGGAAGTTCCTCGAGGGCTTCACGTTGCGAACTAACAAGACGTTCCAGGAGAACTACATCGCGGCCGGGGGGACGAACGGAGTGTTCAACTTCCCGCAGAACGGGACACACGCCTGGAACTACTGGGGTTCGCAGTTGCAGCAAATGAAGCCTGACATCCAGCGGGTGCTGGGCGCGACGCCGCAGGCCTGATCAGGTCCACATAGTCATAGCGCGACGAATCGACGGCGGTTATCCCCCTGGGGGATGCCGCCGTCGGTCATTTCCGGCGCCGCCAGACTGCGTGATGTGATTCACTACACGCGGGCTGACCGGGGGTCCGGCAAAGCGGCGACACCGGTACCAGACGAGCGAAGAAGAGGATTGGCATGAGGCTGTTTTCGGTGCTGTTCCGCGCGATGTGCGCGTTGACGCTGGCCCTGGGGCTTTGGACCGTGACCCCGCAGACCGCGAGCGCCGCCGCCGTCGAGAACTTGATGGTGCCGTCCGCGGCGATGGGCCGCGACATCCCGGTGTCGTTCATGGCGGGCGGGCCGCACGCGGTCTACCTGCTCGATGCGTTCAACGCCGCACCCGACGTCAGCAACTGGGTGACGGCGGGCAACGCGATGAACACGCTCGCGGGCAAGGGCATCTCGGTGGTCGCCCCCGCCGGTGGCGCCTGGAGCATGTACACCAACTGGGAGGCCGACGGCAGCAAGCAGTGGGAGACGTTCCTGTCCGCCGAGCTGCCGGACTGGCTGGCCGCCAACAAGGGGCTGGCGCCCGGTGGGCACGGCATCGTGGGCGCCTCGCAGGGCGGGACCGCCGCGATGACGATGGCCGCATTCCACCCCGACCGGTTCCGCTACGCGGGCTCGATGTCGGGTTTCATGACCCCGTCGGCCACACAGCTGAATGGCGCGATCACCGCTGGCCTGGCCCAGTTCGGCGGCGTTAATACCCAAGCCATGTGGGGTGCGGCACAGTTGGGCCGCTGGAAGTGGCACGACCCGGACGTCCACATCCAGCTGTTGAAGGACAACAACACCCGGATCTGGGTCTTCAGCCCCGCGACGCTGACGTGTAGCGACCCGGCCGCGATGATCGGCTACTGCGATCAGGCCCAGGGCAGCAATCGCACGTTCTACCAGCACTATCGCTCGGTCGGCGGCAGTAACGGGCACTTCGACTTCCCGACAGGCGGGCAGCACGACTGGGGTACCTGGGCGCCGCAGCTCGCGGCGCTGTCGGGCGAGCTGACCGCCACGATCAAGTAGGACGCGCAGGTCAAGGGGACGCCGGATCGCAGCCGGTACCTTGGTCATCGTGCCGTCCCGCCGTTCGCTGACCCCATTGACGTTGTCGATGATGGTTGCGGTCGCCGCCGTCTCGGTGAGCGCGTGCGAAGTGAGTGACAACGTCATCACGAGTATCGGAATGGCCACGTCCGCGACCGTGGAATCACCATCGGACGTGCCAGGCATGGACCCGCCCCCCAGGGGGCTCGCAGGCGGACCGCTTGGGGCGATGGATGTCACCCCCAAGCAGCGCAGTTACCTCGACGCGCTGGCTTCAGCTGGCGTCGCCCCTTCCAGCGAGCTGCTGGCGCTGAGCATCGGCGCCTATGTCTGTCAGGCCCACGCAGCGAGCCAGAGCGATCAGGCGGTGTGGGACTTCGTCCTGCCGATGGTGCGTGATGACGTGCGCGACTCCCATCCGAGTTCGGAGGCACTGCCCGCCGGGCAGGTCAACTCCGTGACCGCCGACTACATTCGCATCGCCACCGAACGACTCTGCTAGCAGGAGAACAGCTCACTTCATGGCCACCAAACGCGCCAACAGGCGCCACCGCATCCTCGCCCTGGCCGCCGCAGTCGCGGTCGCCGTGCTGGTCACGGTGGTTGTCGCCGCTGTGGTGGTGTGGCTGCGCCAGCCCGCCACCCCGCCATCGGCCACCCCGCCGAGCGCCATTCCTCCTACGAGCAGTGGGCCGGCGCCGTCCAAGCCGCGGCCGGAGTTCCAGGACGCGAGCTGTCCTGACGTCCAACTGATCTCGGTTCCCGGCACGTGGGAGTCCTCACCGCAGATGGACCCGCTCAACCCGGTGCAGTTCCCCATCGCGCTGCTTCTGAACGTGACCAACCCGCTGCGCGACGCTTTCGGCACCGACCGCCTGGCGCAGTACACGGTTCCCTACACCGCGCAGTTCCACAATCCGTTCGCCGCCGACAAGCAGATGTCCTACAACGACAGTCGGGCCGAGGGCACGGCCGCGACGGTCAAGGCGATGAAGGACATCAACGAGCGCTGCCCGCTGACCAGTTTCGTGTTGGTGGGCTTCTCTCAGGGCGCCATCATCGCCGGTGACATCGCCAGCGACATCGGCAACGGGCGCGGGCCCGTCGACCAGGATCTGGTGCTCGGCGTGACGCTGATCGCCGACGGCCGTCGGCAGGACAGCGTCGGCAAGGACGTCGGGCCCAACCCGCCGGGTCAGGGCGCGGAGATCACGCTCGCCGAGGTGCCGATGCTCAAACAGCTCGGTCTGGAGATGACCGGCCCGCGGCCTGGCGGCTTCGGGTGGCTCAACGACCGCACCAATGAGATCTGCGCGGCGGGTGATCTGATCTGTGCCGCACCCCAGGGTGCGTTCTCCATCACCAACCTGCCGAAGACGCTGGAGGTGCTGTCCGGTGGCGCCGGTCAACCGGTGCACGCCCTCTACAACACGCCGGACTTCTGGGTGCTCGACGGCCAGACCTCCACGCAGTGGACGCAGAACTGGGCGAGGGGGCTGATTGAGAATGCTCCGCACCCGAAGCACGGATGAGTCACGATCCAGCCAAGATCGGCGAATATTGGCCAATCGATTTGGCCCCTATCCGCGCGTCACCTAACATTAAGAGAAACGTAAGAGTGCCCGGGGCGAGCGAAGCGACGGGAGAGTTGGACGTGGGTCGCCCGTGCGGTGTCCGAATCCGAGGTCCGGTAACCGGCGCGCACCGACCGGTAGGATGCACGAGGTTTGGCATCGGCGGGTGCGATACCCGCCCGAGACGTTGAGAGCCACCCGGATGCGCCACCGCCACCCACGGGGCTTTGCGGTGAATGCAGTCTGACAGGAGAGTAGTGACATGGGATTCCACAACCCGTTCCTCAAGGACGGTCAGATCAAGATTCCCGACAATGGCAGCCTGGTCAAGCACGTCGAGAAGTGGGCGAAGGTGCGCGGCAACAAGGTCGCCTACCGGTTCCTGGACTTCTCCACCGAACGCGAGGGTCTCGAACGCGAGCTGAACTGGTCTGACTTCGGTGCCCGCAACCGGGCCATCGGTGCCCGGCTGCAGCAGGTCACCGAGCCCGGCGACCGCGTCGCGATCCTCTGCCCGCAGAACCTCGACTACATGGTCGCGTTCTTCGGGACCCTGTACTCGGGCCGCATCGCCGTGCCGCTGTTCGACCCCAACGAGCCCGGTCACGTCGGACGGCTGCACGCCGTGCTCGACGACTGCCAGCCGTCGGCGATCCTGACCACCACAGCCGCCGCGGAGGGTGTGCGCAAGTTCTTCCGCAGCAGGCCGGCCAAGGACCGCCCCCGTGTCATCGCGGTCGACGCCGTGCCCGACGAGGTCGGCGTCACCTGGGAGCCGGTGGCCGTTCATCTCGACACCATCGCCTACCTGCAGTACACGTCGGGCTCGACCCGCATCCCCACGGGTGTGCAGATCACCCACCTGAACCTGGCGACCAACGTCATTCAGGTGATCGACGCGCTCGACGGTGACGAAGGCGACCGCGGGGTCACCTGGCTGCCGTTCTTCCACGACATGGGCCTCATCACCGCGCTGGTCGCCCCGATGATCGGGCACTACGTCACCTTCATGACCCCCGCGGCGTTCGTCCGGCGGCCGGGCCGCTGGATCCGCGAGATGGCGCGCAAGCCCGATGACACCGGTGGCGTCATCTCGGTGGCCCCCAACTTCGCCTTCGACCACGCCGCGGCACGCGGAGTCCCCAAGGACGGTGAGGAACCGCTGGACCTGTCCAACGTCAAGGCGGTCCTCAACGGCAGCGAGCCGATCTCGGCGGCGACGGTGCGCAGGTTCAACGAGGCCTTCGCGCCGTATGGTTTCGCGCCCAAGGCGATCAAGCCGTCCTACGGTTTGGCCGAGGCGACGCTCTTCGTCTCGACCACCCCCGCCGGCGATCCGCCGAAGATCGTCTACGTGGACCGTGACGCGCTCAACCAGCACCGGTTCGTCGAGGTGCCCGAGGACGCGCCCAGCGCGGTCGCCCAGGCATCGGCGGGCAAGGTCGGTATCGCCGAGTGGGCCGTCATCGTCGACGCCGAGTCGGCCACGGAGCTGGCCGACGGCCAGATCGGTGAGATCTGGATCAGCGGACAGAACATGGGCACCGGCTACTGGGGCAAGCCCGAGGAGACGGTCGCCACCTTCCAGAACATCCTGAAGTCGCGCAGCACCCCGTCACACGCTGAGGGTGCGACCGATGACGCGACGTGGGTGGCGACGGGCGACTACGGCGCCTTCTACGACGGCGAGCTCTACATCACCGGTCGTGTGAAGGATCTCGTCATCATCGACGGCCGCAACCACTACCCGCAGGATCTGGAGTACTCCGCGCAGGAGGCCACCAAGGCCCTGCGCGTCGGCTACGTGGCCGCATTCTCGGTGCCGGCCAACCAGCTGCCCGACGTGGTGTTCGACAATGCGCATGCAGGTCTCAAGCGCGATCCGCAGGACACCTCCGAGCAGTTGGTCATCGTCGGGGAGCGGGCCGCCGGCGCGCACAAGCTCGACCAGGCCCCCGTCATCGACGACATCCGTGCGGCGATCGCTGTGCGCCACGGCGTCACCGTGCGCGACGTGCTGTTGACCTCGGCGGGAGCGATTCCTCGTACCTCAAGCGGCAAGATCGGCAGACGCGCCTGCCGCGCGGCATACCTTGACGGCAGTCTGCGCAACGGGAAGATCGCCAACGACTTCCCGGATGCCACCGACTGACCGGACGTTCGTCGACTCAGGCCGCCCGGCGGCGAAAGTGAACAGTGAAAATGACTGACTCGCAAGATAATTCGCAATCAGCCGAGGCGGCAGCCTCAGATCCGGCCACCGAGGCGGCAGCCGCAGATTCGGCTACCGAGGCGGCAGCCGAGAACCCGGTGGCCGAGAACGCGGCGGCCGGGAGCGCGGTGGCCCGCACCGACATGACGATCCCCGAGCTGCGCGAATGGCTGCGCAACTGGATCGGCAACGCCACCGGCCAGTCCCCGGACGGTATCGACGAGTCGGCGCCCATGGTCGAACTCGGCCTGTCCTCGCGTGACGCGGTCGCCATGGCCAGCGATATCGAGGACCTCACCGGGGTCATGCTGACGGCCACCGTGGTGTTCCGGAACCCGACCATCGAGTCGCTGGCGACGGTGATCATCGAGGGCGAGCCCGAGGTGGACCAGGCCGCACTCGACGGCGAGGACTGGTCCCGCGCGGCTGACGTCGACGATATCGCCATCGTCGGGATCGGCACCCGTCTTCCGGGTGACCTCAACACTCCAGAAACGCTGTGGCAGGGCCTGATCGAGGGCCGCGACGCCATCACCGATCTGCCCGAGGGTCGCTGGGAGGAGTTTCTCGGCGAGCCCCGGATCGCGGAGCGGGTCGCCAAGGCCCGCACCCGCGGCGGCTACCTGACCGATATCAAGGGCTTCGACTCCGAGTTCTTCGCACTGTCGAAGATGGAAGCCGACAATATCGATCCGCAGCAGCGGATGGCTCTCGAGCTGACCTGGGAAGCGTTGGAGCACGCCAGGATTCCGGCATCGAGCCTGCGTGGTGAGAGCGTCGGCGTCTACGTCGGTGCATCGAATAACGACTACAGCTTCCTGTCGGTGTCCGATCCCTCGACGGCGCATCCGTATGCCATCACCGGCACCACGAGTTCGATCATCGCCAACCGGGTGTCCTACTTCTACGACTTCCGCGGCCCATCAATGGCCATCGACACCGCGTGCTCGTCATCGCTGGTCGCCGTGCACGAGGGTGTCAAGGCACTGCGCGCAGGTGATGTCGACGTCGTGGTCGCCGGCGGTGTCAACGCGTTGATCACCCCGCTGGTCACCATCGGCTTCGACGAGGTCGGCGGCGTGCTCGCACCCGACGGTCGGATCAAGTCCTTCTCCGCTGACGCCGACGGCTACGCCCGTTCCGAGGGTGGCGGCATGCTGGTGCTCAAGCGCGTCGCCGACGCGCGTCGCGACGGTGACGAGATCCTCGCCGTGATCGCGGGCAGCGCGGTCAATCACGACGGCCGTTCGAACGGCATGCTCGCGCCGAATCCCGACGCGCAGGAGCAGGTACTTCGCAAGGCCTACAAGGACGCCGGCATCGACCCGCGCACCGTCGACTACGTCGAGGCGCACGGCACCGGCACCATTCTCGGTGACCCGATCGAGGCCGACGCGCTCGGCCGAGTCGTCGGCCGGGGCCGTGCCGCGGACAAGCCCGCCCTGCTCGGTGCAGTGAAGTCCAATCTGGGGCACCTCGAGTCGGCCGCCGGTGCGGCGAGCCTCGCGAAGGTGGTGCTGTCACTCAAGAACGACAAGCTGCCGCCGTCGATCAACTACGCGGGCCCGAACCCCTACATCGACTTCGACCGGGAACACCTCAAGGTCAACGACACCGTCTCGGATTGGCCGCGTTACAGCGGGCACGCCATCGCGGGCGTCTCGGGCTTCGGCTTCGGCGGTGCCAACGCACACCTGGTGCTTCGTGAGGTGCTGCCGGCCGACCTCATAGAGCCCGAGCCGGAAACCGAAGCGGTAGAAGGCAAGAAGGATGCCGGTGACGCCGGAGCGGTTTTCGTCGGCGGCGTCCGCATGGACGAGTACGGCGAGTTCATCGACAACGATGACGACGATGACGCCGATGAGTACGGCACGTCCGCCCAGGGTTCCGAGGAGCCCGAGCTTCCCGGCCTGACCGATGAGGCGCTGCGCCTGCTCGAGGTGGCCCGCGAGGAGCTTGCGGCCGAGGAGTCCGCGGCAGCCGCCGAGGGCCCGGCGAAACCGCTGGTGCCCCTTGCGGTGTCGGGTTTCCTGACCTCACGCAAGCGCGCCGCAGCGGCCGAGCTGGCCGACTGGATCGAGAGCCCGGAGGGTCGGGAGTCGTCGCTGGAGTCGATCGGGCGCGCACTGTCGCGGCGCAACCATGGCCGGTCGCGCGCCGTGGTGCTCGCGCATGACCACGACGAGGCGGTCAAGGGTCTGCGGGCGCTCGCCGAGGGTAAGCAGAGCCCCCTGGTGCTGGCCGCCGACGGTCCGGTGACCAACGGTCCGGTGTGGGTGCTCGCCGGTTTTGGTGCGCAGCACCGCAAGATGGGCAAGAGCCTCTACCTGCGCGACGAGATCTTCGCCGAGTGGATCAACAAGGTCGATGCCTACGTGCAGGACGAGCGCGGCTACTCCGTCGTGGAGCTGATCCTCGACGACTCCCAGGACTACGGCATTGAGACCACGCAGACCGTGATCTTCGCGATCCAGGTCGCACTCGGTGAGGTGCTCAAGGCGCACGGCGCGAAACCCGGTGCGCTGGTGGGTCAGTCGCTGGGTGAGGCGGCCGCGGCCTACTTCGCGGGCGGTCTGTCGCTCGAGGACGCCACGCGCACCATCTGCTCGCGCGCCCACCTCATGGGTGAGGGTGAGGCGATGCTGTTCGGTGAGTACATCCGCCTGATGGCGCTCGTCGAGTACTCCGCCGAGGAGATCAAGACGGTCTTCTCGGACTACCCCGATCTCGAGGTGTGCGTGTACGCGGCGCCGACCCAGACGGTCATCGGTGGCCAGCCCGAGCAGGTCGACGCGATCATCGCGCGCGCCGAGTCGGAGGGCAAGTTCGCCCGCAAGTTCCAGACCAAGGGCGCCAGCCACACCCAGCAGATGGATCCGCTGCTCGGCGAACTGGCCGCCGAGATCCAGGGCATCGAACCACGTCCGCTGCAGGTCGCGTACTACTCGACGGTGCATGAGGGCGGCCTGATCCGGGCCGGCGCCGAGCCGATCCACGACGTTGACTACTGGAAGAAGGGCCTGCGGCACAGCGTGTACTTCACGCACGGCATCCGCAACGCCGTCGACAACGGGCACACCACGTTCCTGGAGTTAGCCCCGAATCCGGTGGCGCTCATGCAGGTTGGCCTCACCACGGCCAGCGCTGGGCTTCATGACGCGCAGCTGATTGCCACCTTGGCGCGCAAGCAGGACGAGGTCGACTCGATGACCACGGCCATGGCGAGCCTGTTCGTGCACGGCCACGACCTCGATTTCCGCACCCTGTTCCCGCGCCGCTCCCGTGGCCTGGCCGGCGCGCTGGACTTCGCGGGTATCCCCCCGACCCGGTTCAAGCGCAAGCCGCACTGGCTGGACGTGCGGTTCGCCGGCGACGGCAGCGCGATCATGCCGGGTGCCCACGTGGCGATGCCCGACGGTCGGCACGTGTGGGAGTTCGCCCCGCGCGACGCCACCGACCTCGCCTCGCTCGTCAGAGCCGCTGCGGTGCAGGTGATCCCGGATGCGAAGCTGACGGCGTTCGAGCATCGCGCGGTGCCGTCCGACGACGCGCGTCTCGTGACGTCGCTGACCCGGCACCCCGGCGGTGCGACGGTGCAGGTGCACGCCCGCATCGGCGATTCGTTCACCCTCGTCTACGACGCGATCGTCTCGCGTGGCGGCGCGGCCACCACATTGCCGACCGCAGTCGGCGCGGGCATCGCGGTCGCCACCGACGCCGTGGCCGCCCAGGGCGTGCCCGACGTGACGCCGGATGACGCGCCTTCAGATGACGCAGCGATCCTGAGTGACAACCTGACCAAGGGGGCGAACCTCGGTTCGGGCTTCGCCAAGTGGTCTCCTGACTCCGGCGAGACCATCGCGCAGCGGCTGGGCACCATCGTCGGCAGCGCCATGGGCTACGAGCCCGAGGACCTGCCGTGGGAGGTGCCGCTGATCGAGCTGGGTCTGGACTCGCTGATGGCGGTGCGGATCAAGAACCGCGTCGAGTACGACTTCGACCTTCCGCCGATTCAGCTGACCGCGGTGCGCGACGCCAACCTATACGCCGTCGAGAAGCTGATCCAGTACGCGATCGAGCATCGCGATGAGGTCGGCGAGCTCGCCGAGCAGCAGAAGGGTCAGACGGCCGAGGAGATCGCCGCGGCCCAGGCCGAGCTGCTGGGTGGCGCCACCACCGTGGCCGAACTCGAGGCGAAGCTGGCCGAGGCCGGACACCCCCTCGGGGAGAAGAAGGACACGCAGGAGAAGGACGCGCAGGAGAAGGATGCGGCCGCGCCGGCCGACATCCCGGCCCCGCCGACCAATCCGGCGGGCCCGGCGGTCCCGCCACCGCCCCCGCCGACGAACCCGGCGGGTCCCAGTGCCGCCGGTGCGGCAGCAGCGGTGCTCACCCAGGAGGCCGTCACTGAGGCGCTCGGCGCCGACGTTCCTCCGCGTGACGCGGCCGAGCGCGTCACGTTCGCCACCTGGGCGATCGTGACCGGCAAGTCACCCGGCGGCATCTTCAACGAGTTGCCGTCGCTGGACGCCGCTGTTGCGGAGAAGATGGCAGACCGGCTGTCCGAGCGCGCAGAGGGCGTTATCACTGTCGAGAACGTGACATCGGCCAAGACCATCGAGGAACTGGCCACCCACGTCCGAAACCAGCTCGAGGACGGCGTGGTGGACGGCTTCGTCCGCACCCTGCGCGCCGCATCGGAGGGCTCGAATGGCGTGCCGCTGTTCGTGTTCCACCCGGCAGGTGGATCCACGGTGGTCTACGAGCCGCTGATCAAGCGGTTGCCCGCCGACATCCCGGTGTTCGGCATCGAGCGGGTTGAGGGCTCCATCGAGGAGCGGGCCGCCGAGTACGTGCCCAAACTGCTTGAGATGCACAAGGGCCCGTTCGTGCTGGCGGGGTGGTCGCTGGGCGGTGCGCTGGCCTACGCCTGCGCCATCGGACTCAAGCAGGCCGGTGCCGATGTCCGCTTCGTCGGCCTGATCGACTGCGTGCGTCCGGGCGTGCCGATCGACAAGTCCCAGGCCGGGATGCGTGCGCGCTGGGATCGTTACGCGCGGTTCGCCGAGCGCACGTTCAACGTCGAGGTCCCTGAGATTCCCTATGAGGAACTGGAGAAGCTCGACGACGAGGGCCAGGTGAAGTACGTCCTGGACATCGTCGCTCAGAGCGGCGTGCAGATCCCCGGCGGGATCATCGAGCACCAGCGCACCTCGTACCTGGATAACCGGGCGCTGGACACCATCGAGATCCAGCCCTACGACGGACATGTCACGCTCTACATGGCCGATCGCTACCACGATGACGCCATCGTCTTCGAGCCCTCTTACGCCACCCGTCAGCCCGACGGCGGGTGGGGGGAGTTCGCGTCGAATCTGGAGGTCGTGCCCATCGGGGGCGAACACATCCAGGCGATCGATGAGCCGTACATTGCGAAGGTCGGCGCGCACATGAGCGAGGCGATCAACCAGGTTGAGGCTGAGGAGAAGAAGCCCAAGTGACAGCGGACGCCCCCACCCCCGCCAAGCCGCACACCACGGCCGAGAAGCTAGCCGACCTGCGGGCGAGGCTGGAACTCGCCAAGGATCCCGGCGACGAGAAGGCCAGGGCGAAGCGCGACAAGAGAGGTATCCCGTCGGCGCGGGCGCGCATCCACTCGCTGCTGGATCCGGGCACCTTCCTCGAGATCGGCGCGCTGGCCAAGACGCCGGGTGATCCCAACGCGTTCTACGGTGACGGCGTCGTCACCGGCCACGGCATGATCGACGGCCGCCCGGTGGGTGTGTTCAGCCACGACCAGACCGTCTTCCAGGGCTCGGTCGGGGAGATGTTCGGCCGCAAGGTCGCCAAGCTGATGGAGTGGGTCGCCATGGTCGGCTGCCCGATCATCGGCATCAACGACTCCGCGGGCGCGCGCATCCAGGACACCGCGACATCGCTGGCCTGGTACGCCGAGTTGGGCCGACGCCACGAACTGCTCCGCGGACTGGTTCCCGAGATCTCGCTCATCTTCGGCAAGTGCGCCGGTGGTGCGGTGTACTCGCCGATCCAGACTGACCTGGTGGTCGCCGTCCGGGATCAGGGCTACATGTTCGTCACGGGTCCTGACGTCATCAAGGACGTCACCGGTGAGGAGGTGTCGCTCGATGAACTCGGCGGTGCCGATGCGCAGGCCAGGTACGGCAACATCCATCAGGTGGTGGAGTCGGAGGCCGCGGCGTTCCAGTACGTGCGCGACTACCTGAGTTTCCTGCCCG from Mycolicibacterium sp. YH-1 harbors:
- the pks13 gene encoding polyketide synthase Pks13 (Pks13 is a key enzyme in mycolic acid biosynthesis.) — protein: MTIPELREWLRNWIGNATGQSPDGIDESAPMVELGLSSRDAVAMASDIEDLTGVMLTATVVFRNPTIESLATVIIEGEPEVDQAALDGEDWSRAADVDDIAIVGIGTRLPGDLNTPETLWQGLIEGRDAITDLPEGRWEEFLGEPRIAERVAKARTRGGYLTDIKGFDSEFFALSKMEADNIDPQQRMALELTWEALEHARIPASSLRGESVGVYVGASNNDYSFLSVSDPSTAHPYAITGTTSSIIANRVSYFYDFRGPSMAIDTACSSSLVAVHEGVKALRAGDVDVVVAGGVNALITPLVTIGFDEVGGVLAPDGRIKSFSADADGYARSEGGGMLVLKRVADARRDGDEILAVIAGSAVNHDGRSNGMLAPNPDAQEQVLRKAYKDAGIDPRTVDYVEAHGTGTILGDPIEADALGRVVGRGRAADKPALLGAVKSNLGHLESAAGAASLAKVVLSLKNDKLPPSINYAGPNPYIDFDREHLKVNDTVSDWPRYSGHAIAGVSGFGFGGANAHLVLREVLPADLIEPEPETEAVEGKKDAGDAGAVFVGGVRMDEYGEFIDNDDDDDADEYGTSAQGSEEPELPGLTDEALRLLEVAREELAAEESAAAAEGPAKPLVPLAVSGFLTSRKRAAAAELADWIESPEGRESSLESIGRALSRRNHGRSRAVVLAHDHDEAVKGLRALAEGKQSPLVLAADGPVTNGPVWVLAGFGAQHRKMGKSLYLRDEIFAEWINKVDAYVQDERGYSVVELILDDSQDYGIETTQTVIFAIQVALGEVLKAHGAKPGALVGQSLGEAAAAYFAGGLSLEDATRTICSRAHLMGEGEAMLFGEYIRLMALVEYSAEEIKTVFSDYPDLEVCVYAAPTQTVIGGQPEQVDAIIARAESEGKFARKFQTKGASHTQQMDPLLGELAAEIQGIEPRPLQVAYYSTVHEGGLIRAGAEPIHDVDYWKKGLRHSVYFTHGIRNAVDNGHTTFLELAPNPVALMQVGLTTASAGLHDAQLIATLARKQDEVDSMTTAMASLFVHGHDLDFRTLFPRRSRGLAGALDFAGIPPTRFKRKPHWLDVRFAGDGSAIMPGAHVAMPDGRHVWEFAPRDATDLASLVRAAAVQVIPDAKLTAFEHRAVPSDDARLVTSLTRHPGGATVQVHARIGDSFTLVYDAIVSRGGAATTLPTAVGAGIAVATDAVAAQGVPDVTPDDAPSDDAAILSDNLTKGANLGSGFAKWSPDSGETIAQRLGTIVGSAMGYEPEDLPWEVPLIELGLDSLMAVRIKNRVEYDFDLPPIQLTAVRDANLYAVEKLIQYAIEHRDEVGELAEQQKGQTAEEIAAAQAELLGGATTVAELEAKLAEAGHPLGEKKDTQEKDAQEKDAAAPADIPAPPTNPAGPAVPPPPPPTNPAGPSAAGAAAAVLTQEAVTEALGADVPPRDAAERVTFATWAIVTGKSPGGIFNELPSLDAAVAEKMADRLSERAEGVITVENVTSAKTIEELATHVRNQLEDGVVDGFVRTLRAASEGSNGVPLFVFHPAGGSTVVYEPLIKRLPADIPVFGIERVEGSIEERAAEYVPKLLEMHKGPFVLAGWSLGGALAYACAIGLKQAGADVRFVGLIDCVRPGVPIDKSQAGMRARWDRYARFAERTFNVEVPEIPYEELEKLDDEGQVKYVLDIVAQSGVQIPGGIIEHQRTSYLDNRALDTIEIQPYDGHVTLYMADRYHDDAIVFEPSYATRQPDGGWGEFASNLEVVPIGGEHIQAIDEPYIAKVGAHMSEAINQVEAEEKKPK